The following coding sequences lie in one Polyodon spathula isolate WHYD16114869_AA unplaced genomic scaffold, ASM1765450v1 scaffolds_666, whole genome shotgun sequence genomic window:
- the LOC121308371 gene encoding CD276 antigen-like isoform X1 translates to MALILTCILFLSAFTTDAFEVMAPRKQNIAVYGEPAFLECSYPTSGDSPLNQLVVTWQREDNEVVHSFYYGSDQPDSQSQRYRNRTSLYLSQLLKGNASLRLDRVGPQDTGEYLCTVSNLEGTGKDVLHLQFAAYYKEPRVSIKTHAGSTSLLYETEGYPEAQVQWLTPQGRDLPHRTEALQQTNGSGLYTLKSLLVVDLNSDTDFAFILQNNVLNQTITRFVSFSQDGYGDSENNCDSLWKRLTIVLTVITALLLSVAGLICYLRRKKSDIGGGGRTDGRTL, encoded by the exons ATGGCTTTGATTCTCACTTGTATTCTTTTCTTGAGCGCCTTCACGACAG ATGCCTTTGAGGTCATGGCCCCCAGAAAGCAAAACATAGCTGTCTATGGCGAGCCTGCGTTTCTGGAATGCAGTTACCCCACGAGTGGCGATTCCCCTCTGAATCAGCTGGTAGTAACATGGCAGCGTGAGGACAATGAGGTGGTGCACAGCTTCTACTACGGGTCGGATCAACCAGACAGTCAGAGCCAGCGCTACAGAAACAGGACCAGCCTTTACCTGTCCCAGTTGCTGAAGGGAAACGCATCGCTGCGTCTCGACCGGGTCGGGCCCCAGGACACAGGGGAGTATCTGTGTACTGTCAGCAACCTGGAAGGAACCGGGAAAGATGTCTTGCATTTACAATTTGCAG CTTACTACAAGGAGCCCCGTGTCAGCATCAAGACGCACGCTGGGAGCACCTCTCTCCTGTATGAGACCGAGGGCTATCCTGAAGCACAGGTCCAGTGGCTCACCCCGCAGGGCAGGGACCTCCCGCACCGCACTGAAGCCCTCCAGCAGACCAACGGGAGCGGGCTGTACACTCTCAAGAGCCTCCTTGTGGTGGATCTAAATTCAGACACCGACTTCGCTTTCATACTGCAGAACAACGTGCTGAATCAGACAATCACCAGATTCGTCAGCTTCAGTCAAG ACGGCTACGGCGATTCAGAAAATAATTGTGATTCTCTCTGGAAAAGATTGACTATCGTTCTCACCGTGATTACTGCTTTACTTCTTTCAGTGGCTGGTTTGATTTGCTacctgagaag
- the LOC121308371 gene encoding CD276 antigen-like isoform X2: protein MALILTCILFLSAFTTDAFEVMAPRKQNIAVYGEPAFLECSYPTSGDSPLNQLVVTWQREDNEVVHSFYYGSDQPDSQSQRYRNRTSLYLSQLLKGNASLRLDRVGPQDTGEYLCTVSNLEGTGKDVLHLQFAAYYKEPRVSIKTHAGSTSLLYETEGYPEAQVQWLTPQGRDLPHRTEALQQTNGSGLYTLKSLLVVDLNSDTDFAFILQNNVLNQTITRFVSFSQVAGLICYLRRKKSDIGGGGRTDGRTL from the exons ATGGCTTTGATTCTCACTTGTATTCTTTTCTTGAGCGCCTTCACGACAG ATGCCTTTGAGGTCATGGCCCCCAGAAAGCAAAACATAGCTGTCTATGGCGAGCCTGCGTTTCTGGAATGCAGTTACCCCACGAGTGGCGATTCCCCTCTGAATCAGCTGGTAGTAACATGGCAGCGTGAGGACAATGAGGTGGTGCACAGCTTCTACTACGGGTCGGATCAACCAGACAGTCAGAGCCAGCGCTACAGAAACAGGACCAGCCTTTACCTGTCCCAGTTGCTGAAGGGAAACGCATCGCTGCGTCTCGACCGGGTCGGGCCCCAGGACACAGGGGAGTATCTGTGTACTGTCAGCAACCTGGAAGGAACCGGGAAAGATGTCTTGCATTTACAATTTGCAG CTTACTACAAGGAGCCCCGTGTCAGCATCAAGACGCACGCTGGGAGCACCTCTCTCCTGTATGAGACCGAGGGCTATCCTGAAGCACAGGTCCAGTGGCTCACCCCGCAGGGCAGGGACCTCCCGCACCGCACTGAAGCCCTCCAGCAGACCAACGGGAGCGGGCTGTACACTCTCAAGAGCCTCCTTGTGGTGGATCTAAATTCAGACACCGACTTCGCTTTCATACTGCAGAACAACGTGCTGAATCAGACAATCACCAGATTCGTCAGCTTCAGTCAAG TGGCTGGTTTGATTTGCTacctgagaag